The genome window AACCTTCTTTATCAGTGATTAGGATACTTGTCGGATTCTGCTCAATTGCCATCGACAACTTGGCTGCGGATTCCTCGCTCGCTATCCGCTGTTTCATATTCACTAGATTGCGGGAGAACATGTGGATCATCTGCTTTTCATCATCAGAATAGCGGTTATGCTCCTTTACCGAATCGAAACCAATAAATCCGATGCATTCATCGTTACTCGTCATCGGCACAGCAATCAGACTTAATATGTCTTGCTGCTCTAACACGTCTCGTTCTGGTCCCATTGGTAATGCTCGCACATCAGGTATTTCGACGATTTTTCCTTTGATGTGCATTTTATACCAACGGGAAAACATTTCAATCGGCACATCTTTAAGGTTATCGATCTGCGGCTCGATTCCTTCCCTGCAATACTCATAGGTATTGGTCAAAGTTTGGCATTTTAGGTTATAGTCAAATACATAGCTCCGGTCCGCTCCGACAAACTCACACACTTTTGCCAATGAGTTGTTGATCACGTGTTCGGACTGATTCAGTGGGACGTTTATAAAGTCTGAAGATAGCTCCATCAGCAATTTGCGGAGTGCTAACTGATACTCGACATCTCGTTCAGCCTGCTTACGCGCAGTAATATCGTGTAGGGTGGATTGGATGACATCGCTATTTTCGTAGTGGATCGCCTTGCCCGCGACCTGCACATCAATCACTCTGCCATCTTTGCTCAGGACTTGGGATTCGAAGTCGTGCACCTGTCCATCTGCGTGTGCTTCCTGTAACTTTGCGCTCATCAAGGCAACCGAAGTTTCTGGCACGAAATGATGGAAGGGTTGCCCTATCAGGTCAGAGGTTTCGTAGCCCAATACTCGTTTGACACTCTCGTTCACAAAGCAGAAACAGCCTGTTTGATCGATGGTTACGACCACATCAAGTGTGTTATCCACGATTAGGCGTAATCGCTCTTTGGCATCCTGAAGTTCGATGCTCACACGCTTCTTTTCTGTGATATCCCGAGCTGTTGCGAGGACGACAGTTTGTCCCTGGTATTGGCCCCGATTATATATCACATCTTTTGGGAAAATGTTACCGTCTTTCCGCAGACCCCAAGATTCAAATTCCGCAGTCTCGCCAGTTTTGAGGACATGTTGCAACCGTGTCATCGTGTGATCGAGGTCCTTATGGTTCGGGGCATTAATGACTGCTGTTGACATCCCGATCATCTCTTCACGCGTATAGCCATACATACGTCCGGCTCCCTTATTAACCTCAAGGAACATGCCTTCGGAATTGACGATGCAGATCGCTTCCGAGACCGAATTGATGATGTCTGAATAGCTAATCAGAGCATCCTCTAAATTTTGTTGGTATTGCGTTGGCTTCTTCATGGAATACAGAGAATTGATATATTGAGAACCCGAATCGGTTACACTGAGGGAATGTGCCTAGATAGAGACGTGAGCAGAGTGTTAATCAAGCATCTATCGAAAGTGTTAAAACGTTGCCCTACGCCATCGCTTCGCGGAAATGCTTGCGGCACATCGCGACGTAGCGCTCGTTGCCGCCGATCTCGACTTGGGCGCCCTCTCTGATTGCTTTGCCTTCGGCATCGGTGCGCAGGTTCATGGTGGCTTTGCGACCGCAGTGGCAAATGGTTTTGAGCTCAATCAGGTTGTCTGCCCAGCCCAGTAGGGCGGCACTGCCGGGGAAGAGGTTGCCTTGAAAGTCGGTGCGCAGCCCGTAGCAAAGCACGGGGATGCCGAGGTCGTCGGTGACTTGGCTGAGTTGCTCGACTTGCGGGCGGGTGAGAAATTGGGCTTCGTCGATTAGCACGCAGGCGATGGGGGGCGTGGCTTGTGTGGATTGGACGAGTGTATGTAGGTTGTCCTCTGGGTTATAAGTCTGGGCATCGGCATCCAGCCCGATACGGGAGGCGATTTTACCGACGCCTGCACGTTGATCGACTTTGGGGGTTAAGAGTAGGGTGTTCATGCCGCGCTCTTTGTAATTATGGCTGGATTGTAGGAGAACGGTGCTTTTTCCAGCGTTCATTGCGGA of Lentimonas sp. CC4 contains these proteins:
- a CDS encoding thymidine kinase, which gives rise to MAKLYFYYSAMNAGKSTVLLQSSHNYKERGMNTLLLTPKVDQRAGVGKIASRIGLDADAQTYNPEDNLHTLVQSTQATPPIACVLIDEAQFLTRPQVEQLSQVTDDLGIPVLCYGLRTDFQGNLFPGSAALLGWADNLIELKTICHCGRKATMNLRTDAEGKAIREGAQVEIGGNERYVAMCRKHFREAMA